taattttagttcttaaattgagataattattaagttgaaatatgtttttgataagATAAGATATGAGATTTAATGAACAAACAATCATTTCtcacatataaattatatattggcaCCTTAGCCGATAATAACTAATCAATGATAGGGAAGAATCCAATCTAATGACAAATATAAGTAAATTAATCCATCATTTATGGTAAGAAGCAAGCCCACCTTTAATGGGAAAATCTAAGATACACCTTCCCATTATAAGTAGCATAGCCTCAcctatataatattataatggGAGAGCTTATCACAattcatttctaaaaaaaagtaattggcTTTTACATATATCACTAAAGCGTTTTcgttacaaagaaaaagagatggaGAAGTCTTCATCCAAGTTAGCTTGCTTAGTTATACTATTAATCGTTGCTTCTTgttagtctctctctctctctctctctctctatatatatatatataatatatatatttcattctaATAAGCATGCAAACAATGTTGTCAGGTTCGCATGTAGGAGAAGCAAGAGGCCCCGTGATTACATTTCGTTGCAGTACAGATGCAGACTGTGTAGGGGAGAATGCTGGTGTGATACTTGTTATTGTCAATCCAGCAAGAGGTGTTGCTTGTAAAATCCCATCCATCTTAAGTGATGCTGTCATTGGAGCTCAAGTAGAAAAACTAGTACATTGATTAAAAGAACCTATAGATATGTTGATGCAAAaggcaaataaattttaatgaataacTATATTTTCATTTCAGAAAAAATCATCTCGTTgttaataaaattgttattttcttttaatatatatatatatatatatatatatatatatatatatataaatgaatctCACTCTCTTttaatgttataattattttttatttaatgaattaagagatcttatattcaatattataaatttacattgaataaaaaaaacttaaatattacaatctgccattaaataaataaataaacctagCCTTCCTATTCcacccatcttcttcccctttgtttttctttcttgaatcgTTCTTGTTCATGATTTGATAGATCTTAATGAGGAATTGTATATAATGCATATATAATATGCTAGCTAAAGTGTGTAGGAGAGACAACCATGGTTGGTGGtggtgataatttttttctcacattttttttaacttatttttgtattgttaaatttaaataaaatcaattaaaaaaatctttcatttatcatattttttattgaaaaattctttctttcattttttttttttaattttgatttgttattaaggCATTGAATTAGGCTTGTTAGCCATAACTCATTTTTAATGGAATATTTAGGATTACATTGATGCAGTCCAAATCAACTCCAGATATTACAAAATTAGCTGTTCATGACCATATCTATCAAAACTTTTTTCACACTCGTGTATGTCAAGCAATCAACGTGTGTGCACACAAACCTCGTTCGTAAAGTACATACTTTAATGAGAAAAACTAAGCAAATCAAAGTATTCACAGTAAGTAGATTAGCCCAGTTGGGTTTAAGATTAACCTTCACAGAAATGTAGAATCAGACCAACAAAAAAATCTGGCAAACAATGGAGGCGGCGGCGCGTACTGGTGCACTGCATGCGCGGCTGCTGGACCAGCAGGAACACAGAAAATCAAATGGTCTCTTTGAGTCTGTTAGCGACTGGCCGGAATTCTAAGAATTGTGGGGCTAGCTTTGGGTTGATTTTGGAAAGGAATACGAGTTGATTTCAAGTGACTTTTTGAGTCGATTCGGAACTGTCAAGTTGAATTTTCTAGGCAGATCACGAGTGATGAATGGATATTATATCAAATatctatttgattaaaaaactttACATTTAGAGAtggagtttatattattttcaatgataatattattaatgcttttctatacaaaatttattacaaGAAAAGGCAACTCCATTACAAAgcttgaatttatattataatctgGCAACTCCATATATTATTCCCATGCACCGGAAGGGTTCACGTGTGATCAAGCGACTTATAATCAAGACAAACAGTACTGATCAAACTAGACACCTTACTTCCAGTTGATGTAGCCAACACTATGATCATTAAACAGTTGTGTAAACAAATTCTTTAACATAGTCATACAAAGCCTTGGCTTTTGCAGGATCAAAAATCTCCACACCATGGAAGCCATCCTCATCAAACCTAGCAACCACGTCCACTCCACGCGACTCTAACATCTTCACCAATTCCTTTTGCTTGTCAACAAGTGGATCCCCACCGTATCCTCTAAAGAAACACCTTGGCAGCCGTTCGATCTTGTTCTTTTCAAGAAACCCGCCAACAATGGGATTGCAATACTCATGATCACGATCGGTATCTTCAGGCAAAGACAGAGCCCACATCTTATCACTAGTAGCCAATGTTTTGAGGGGGATTTAGGGGGCGAAATAAACGAAGAAATGTTTTGTTGTTGGGGTTTAGAGAGATGTCTTTCGAGAGCGAAAGTTCTTTGGAACCTGGAGTTATATGTTCTGTAGGTGGTACGTCAGGAAATGGGCTGTTTCTAGTGAGTGAGCCATCTGGATTCTCCACAAAATCGCAGAGATCTGTTAACTTGACAGAGGAAGCTAACATGGTGGAGACAAGGTAGTAAATTCTAAGGGAGATGAAGAACAATATGCAAGAGGAGGAATTAATAGAAGGAAGGGAAGTGAATAGATTGGTAGTCaatgtttaaatatttatggAACCATGGAgcagccacctttgttgaagatgCTGGTGTCAAACTTGTATTGATATCTTAAAATTATCTGTTGATAAACTCAAATTTAACTGGTATAAAAACCTCCTATGAAACCCAAAATCTCTCCCATAAAAATATAGGCATACCATCCAGCAGCCTAGATGCTAGGCGTGCACTTCAGTACCCTGGCTGCTGTGTAGTAATTCAGTACCCCTACACTTTTTGGGCTCAAGCTCTGTGTCTGCAAGTGGATTTGCTTCCAAAAAAATCCACTTGGAGATATAATCCAATATTTTAAGCCTTGGAGGCTGGAAGTTTTGTCTATaaaataatggattttttttagtatttacgTTCATGCAAAGTCTCATCTCTTCTTACTAAAATAATAGGTGAATGATATTGTCATTTTCTAATTGATAATAACACTCCATTCATTAGAAGTTTAAACGATTTCTCTTCCTTTACCTTTGGTTAACAAGGGGAAAAGATTGGTGCTGcaattcatctaaaaaaatcaaattaatgattaaagaagaagatgaaaaaacaaattttctatttttaacatcaagatGGATGAGTGTGAAACACCACTCTCCAATTTAAGGGCCTAGAGGCCCTAGACTCATCCATTCTGGTCTTAGTATTAGGCTAAACAAGAACTCATTGTCTAAACAAATAGGTTTGAGGCCATAGTTTTTCATTCAATGGGTCCAGgggataattaaattaatttttttattcaatcattaTTTCCATATGAAATTACTAAATAACATGCAAAACTATTCGcccacacacatatatatatactaactcgtttagtaaatattatagattattATTAAAGAGATACCATTTTTACTTTTTCTCTTTAAATCCTCTTAACaaccatattattattttttaaaaaataaaaatattattcatgacAATTTATTTGCTTATGGCACCGGCATAAATAGAGGTCCTTTTAATTAATGTCCCCGTTTTTCTACTTGAGCTCCGATGATGGCATCACTTAAGGAGGATTGAAACTTACAAGCACACTTATGGTTCTGACAAAAACAAGTATTACACAAACATTTCTTGCCAATTGGCGTAGTAATAAGTTTGTGGATGTAATTGAACTTTAGATTAGGTTAATTAATGCACTCAAAAGCTTAATTGGAGTAGTATCAAAGTTTAGAAGTTAATTTGAGTTACAATTGCAAGGAATAAAGGTCCaatgaccaaaataaacaagaatTAAGGTTTTAAGGTCTTAATTGACTTTATTGGGGTGAAATTTAAGGAGTTATAAGTTTGAAGAGTCAattgaggactaaattaaagaaatccaaaactaaaaatcattttgtaaatatcaagaaaatcCAAGAGTCTAATTGCAAACttttagggatgaaattgaaaatattatcaaaGATAACAACACTTTTAGGCTGAATTGTAAGGTCAAAGAAGCTTAGAGAGAAATTGAGAAATAACATTAGTTTAATCTTATTCTCTTTTAGTAAACGACACGtcgtaatttttttaactaaattttagaACGACATGTCGTTCGGCTATGTAAACATCCTGACCTCCTCTCAAGCTTTCACCTTTATTGCAGGCTGTTATTTGTCAACCAGATCAGATACTCAAGTCTCAAGGTGCTCTTTGTAAACTGATATCAAAGTTTCCAAGCTTCCATCGCTTTGACAAGTATGTGATGGCTGGTTTtactatgaattttttttttttttttttaatgagtaagCTGTGTTTTATGTTAAGGGAATaataggaaaaggaaaaaacgtTGACTGCACCTTAAACTAGTAACGTTATGCATTCTGAGAAGCAGGAAAACcagaaaaggttttttttttagccttaaTTTGCAAAAAACACTTTAGTTGCTTTAtgttgtgtttgatattgtggtagcTCTTAtgattgtggtttaaaaaaaaatatattttataaaaatatatttttggttgagattgatttaatatttatatatgtttggttaaaattgtggttgaaattgagattgaacaaaaaataatttaatgtgtttggttaaaaatgcttttcaaattgaggttataaaataatttttttaaaaatatattaatattgaaggtttttaatttaaatattatagatttaactactgctattatatcatgaaatgaataatatgtaatataaaatgttttttattatttcattaaattatctacaatttcatcatgtatgaaatacatccgataaGTACTATAGTTTCACTGGTTTCGTAAGTGTACAACAACatcagataaaatatttattaggaacaaaattaaaattacgatcaaattttataaatactaCGTCATCATGtgatcttcttctaattttatgtagtgttattaaataatgtcaaacactaattttttttaataaaatacaattaaaaattaaaaaaataattttaaaatgcaaaaaatattaaCCCGCAAACAGTAAACAATTTGATGGTAGGTTTCCTCAGTTACCGAACATAATTTTTCTGTGGTTAATATGCATGGAGGTTTATGTATACAGAGAAGCTTTTAAGAAAAGTCAACAGCTTGGTTGGGTTTGTAAAAATGATGGGCCGTGGTCATGTCATGTGGTTTGGTTATTGCAGACTTTGAAACCGTGGGCTTTGATTGATTAATCTCTTGACTTTGATAAATGTGTGtgcttgttattttttctcctCATTtgagctttctttctttttttaaaaaaaggaagaattatcttgatttatttttattagattttttgtaTCATGGACAAGTTCCATCTAAAAATCCTTGTGGCATGTCTTCGcttattaaagtaaaaaaaaaaaaaaaaaaaagcctttgttTTGCTcctcacataaataaaaatctaaaataatatttttttttggatactATAGCATTTATTTTAGTGTTGTAACAATATTTAgactttataataaatttatataatccaTTAGAGTTTAGCATCAATTAAAAGATCTATAGAACCGACATatccaattttttaaaataacaaaatcatcgACTTtgtctttataaataaaatttataagtgaCCTTTTAGAATGATGGTACGCCTCCTTATCGTTGGTGGTGATAGAAGAAAGGAGTCTAAAGATGTGGAAGAGAAAAGGCTGAGATGAAGAAAATACAGAGTTACAGAGAAATACAATCTGAATAGCTAAGATGGATTTCTTCCCAGATAACCGTGCGAGGAACGAAGAGTTCTACCGTTACATCTGTGACACCATATTGATCCTTACAGCAGGCTGTCGAACTCCTTGTTAACTTCTTTGCTTTCTTCAGCAGGTAAACATGGCAAATTTACTGGCAAAGGTTGCTGACCGTCATAGGAGTTTATGGCTTCTGGAAGCATGTTTCCAGCCGTGAGAGCGGTTGCTATCTTGAAATGTTTTATGCACTCCAATACCGTGAAGCCGCAAGCATTCTTCTCCTGTCTCCTGGGTGTGCAATTATTCATGGTCATCATCCATTCTTACAAATATTTATCCAACTATACTTATGAATCTTTTGTTGTGTACTTTCAGGCTGAGCCTGTTCCCTTGACTATTGAGTAAATAGTCCATCAAAAAATTCCATAAATAACACGTGATTCTTATAAACTAAATCATAACTGAGGATTAAGAAAAAATTCCagcccccccaaaaaaaatgacattaagTCTCAATACAAAAAACGTATACCACTAAGTTTCCAATCTCCGTTTATTAGTTGCCTGTTCATTGCATGCTGCAAGACAATGCTGTCGACCTGAGACAGGAACATAAGCTCCAACAAGGTATGAAATCGGCACCAATCCTCTACCATCATCTTCCCATCCTGTCAACCCAAGACAGGAACATAAGCTCCAACAAGGTATGAAATTGACACCAATCCTCTACCATCCTCTTCCCATCCAGTGCCCCAGGAGTTTTGTATCACATATTCATCCACACGATCATCTTTATAAACGCCACCAATTAGCATGACTGCATGCAAATATTCTGATTGATATGAAATGATCCATGAAAGGAGGATCCATTGTGGGGATCATTTCatatcaatcaaaatatttgCATGCAGTCATGTTAATTGGTGGTGTTTATAAAAATGATCGTGTGGATGAATATGTGATACATCCTCTTCACTCCTGGGGCACTGGATGGGAAGAGGATGTATCACATATTCATCCACACGATCATCTTTATAAACGCCACCAATTAGCATGACTGCATGCAAATATTCTGATTGATATGAAATGATCCCCACAATAGGTCCTCCTTCCATGATCTCCTCTACAATTCCTTCAACACGGTCTCCCCCTGGGTTTATAAAGCGATAGCCATTCACCATTGAAAGCCGACCCtcctaaaataagaaaaatatgaactaAATACTAGTTCATTCCTACTAAAACAAATTAGGTTCATTGCAAATGCTTAGAGCGTAAAtgcaagtaaaaataataaacaagcaCGATGATGATTATATTTACCTTAAGCACATGCCCTCCTTGAGGTACTCCAATGTATGGGCAGTCAGACTCAGGAACCACGCCCTGTTTAATGATCCAATTCAAACATGTGGCAGGGTCTATAGGCACTTGTTTAATGCCATCAATTGCATCTTGCACAGACAACTGAGGTACTGTCGCGTGATCAGGATTGTTCCTAATCATATGCAACCGGTAGCGCCCCTCAACAGCCCCGATGACAGCAAAGAAGACACATGTTTCTAAAAATAAGTATCAATTAGTTATAATACAAGAATCTACTAGTCAAAAAACACCAATAGTTTTTTACAAGCAATCGTTTTTCCCTATATATTCTAGGCCTAGATTCTACAAGACTGATGCGGGATAGTAATgaattgaaaagaagaagaagaaagagaaagagaagaaaatgagagaagtatagaaaaggagaagagaggagaaaagtACGTCTACagatttttattcataaatttattcataaatttgaatttttaatattgatagaCTATATGCTTATATATAGAGTTTGAGTAATCAAATCCAATACGGACTTGGATTCCTAGATTATAAAAtactaattctataaaaaatggGAAAAAGCTAATAGAGCTAATTACTCCTTGggataaataaaatactaaatagaaaataaaacctAGACATAGACAAATTTCAAGATTTCCAATTTAAAATGGGTATAAAATAAGTCTTAAAGTCAAACAGGGGTAATAAacattgtattt
This genomic interval from Populus alba chromosome 1, ASM523922v2, whole genome shotgun sequence contains the following:
- the LOC118035870 gene encoding uncharacterized protein isoform X1, with translation MGFLVFRDFNPVLKIRLSCKDTLCLQRTENLSSVLIFEGKKKKRKLFSIQIPESIQELKKALSVLPQLSSHPKPGCLGETCVFFAVIGAVEGRYRLHMIRNNPDHATVPQLSVQDAIDGIKQVPIDPATCLNWIIKQGVVPESDCPYIGVPQGGHVLKEGRLSMVNGYRFINPGGDRVEGIVEEIMEGGPIVGIISYQSEYLHAVMLIGGVYKDDRVDEYVIHPLPIQCPRSEEDVSHIHPHDHFYKHHQLT
- the LOC118035870 gene encoding uncharacterized protein isoform X2, with protein sequence MLGKEMLDRERDKPERCFSIQIPESIQELKKALSVLPQLSSHPKPGCLGETCVFFAVIGAVEGRYRLHMIRNNPDHATVPQLSVQDAIDGIKQVPIDPATCLNWIIKQGVVPESDCPYIGVPQGGHVLKEGRLSMVNGYRFINPGGDRVEGIVEEIMEGGPIVGIISYQSEYLHAVMLIGGVYKDDRVDEYVIHPLPIQCPRSEEDVSHIHPHDHFYKHHQLT